GTGGCGACCAGACGGCAGACCCAGGAGAGTTTTCAGGAAAAGCAATACTGTCAGCAAGAAACCGCACGCGACCTCTACACCCAACAAGAAATCCTCTTTTCCGAAGACATTAGCCAACGGCTCAAGGCTCTAGGGGATGATTACCCGGCCAACCCCATCGCTCTGGGCAGACGTACCGGCGAGCCAGGCGAGGCGATCGGCTTAGCCGCCCTCTTAATCGAATACTTCGGCCCTAACGGCGAACCCATCCCCGATCGGCAAGAGCGAGTGTTCTGGAATGATCAGACTGGGGAGCGGGATGCCTATGGCATTGCCATCTCCACGGCTGTTAAAACACCGGAAGCTGGCGATGTCTTCTCGGCTAAGCATCTTCGCGCCATGGCGCAAACCGTCTACACACAACTGGTTGCCCTAAAGACGCAACGAGCACAACAACTCAGCCAGATGGAAACGATCGAGAATGTTACCCTAACCTCAGAGCGACTCAATCAGATTCAGCAGCGAATTAGCACGTTAGAAAGCCTTCCCGCTGGCCTCGATCGCCAGACCGTCAAAGACACACTCAAAAAGTTGAACACCTGGAAGGGTATTAAATCCGTTCAGAAACTCTTGCGAGACTATACTGATGGCACCAAAGCTCAGCTAGAGACATCCACCTTTATTACAGAACTGGTCAAAGACACTGACGAAAAGAACTTGATTTTGAGTGACGGGGTTAGACCAACAACACTCTCGGTCAAGCTACTAGCAATGCTTTTGCGAGCATGAATTCTCAGTCTCACCCCCGAATCTGCACCGGCATCACCAAATAGGTCATCTTCATCGCCCCCAAGGGCGTCACGATCGCGGGCATATTCGGCTGGTTACACTGGAGTTGGATTGCTGCCGAGGAGATGGCCTTGAGCGCATCCTGTAAATACTTCACGTTGAAAGCAATTTCTAAATCCTCTCCCAACACCTGGACCGGGATCTGCTCTTCCCCACTGCCCACATCCGGCGCTTCCACCGATAGGGCGATCGCCTGGTTCACGCTGTCGATCGTCACCTTCACCACATTGTTCTTCTGCTCGGCAATGACCGCGATCCGATCCAATGCCCCGGCCAACAGCTTCCGCTCCACCGTCACCTGGGTGCTAAATTCACGCGGGATCAACTGGCAATAGTTGGGATATTGCCCATCCAAGGTCCGTGTCGTTAGGTATTGATCCCCCCACTGGAACACCGTCTGGCCCTGATCAAAATACAGTGCGATCGCCTCCCCAGTATTACTGGTGCCAATCATCCGCTCCAGATCGCGCAACGCCTTAGCCGGGACCGTCACCGCAAACCCAGCCGCCGGCGGCTGGGAAACCGCCGCATCTTCCGGGGGATTTTCCGTCTCCACCACCGCCAACCGGTGCCCATCCGTCGCCGCAAATTCCAACCCATCCGGCAACACCTTCAGATGCACCCCCGTCAGAATCTGCTTGGTCTCATCCGAACTCGCCGCAAACAGTGTCCCCTGTACCCCCTGCACCAACGACTCCGCCGCCAACTTCACTGGCTCCGCTGTCTGCATCAAGGGCAACTCTGGAAAATCCGCCGCCGCCAACCCTCGCACCTCATAGTGCCCAAACCGGGAAGCCAGCCGCGCCGTCGTCGGCTGGTCAGGGTCAATTGCCAGGGCAATTTCACTATCCCCAGGCAGCCGCGACACAATGTCACTCAACAACCGCGCCGGTAACGTAATCTCCCCAGGGGCTTGCACCTGAGCCGCAAAACTCGTCTGGATCCCCAGGCTCAGGTCAAAGGCCGTCAAACTCACCCGCTGGGTAGCCATATCCGCCGCCAGCAGCACATTCGCCAATACCGGGTGGGTAGGCCGCGTCGGCACCGCCCGACTCACAAGCGACAGATGGGTGCTGAGGTCACTTTGGGAACAAACCAGTTTCATGGAGACCTTGCCTAGTTCAACAGGTTGAGCGAAAGGGGCTTGATAAACGGGATTTGGGAAAAGGCTGGGGAAATTGGGGAAAACGCGCCGCGCGGGCGGGCGGAATGTTTAGTCGTCGTCTTAGTGGAATTGGTGCTGATCGTCTAACTCGTTAGAAAGAACTGGACTGAGATCCTAGCATCCTGACTTGCTTCAATCCAACCGTTGCCAGATGCCATTGGTTCATTGATCCCATTTGAATTTTGCTCTTACGCGTTTAAACGATCCCTTCTATTTTTTAAAAAATTAATTTAGTAGTAGTAGGGCCTGTGGAAATTGTGGATAAAATTTTAAAACCCTTATCCCACAAAGGTTACAGGCGCTCCAAGCCTGTGGAAAAACTGTGGAAAACTAAACGACTTTTCCACAGAGTATTTATACCTAGGTCAGATTTCCCACAGGTTGGGGCGGTTTTCCACAAGATTCTCCACAGGGTTTTCCACAGAAAAAGGGGGTTTTTCCACAGGCCGATCGGCCCTTTACATCTCTTTACGATAAATTGTCACAAGATTTAACTTGAGGCTGGGGGGGGAATCAGGGTGGGTTAAGCTGGATGCGCTAGGCCCATTTTGCTGAGGGGGAGGTGTTCATCCCCATGCGCGATCGTGATCCAGACGGCGTGGATACAGCAGCCTTATTTGAGGCGGTGAAGCAGGAAGATTTGCACCGGGTGCGGGCCTGTGTGGCGGCAGGAGTGCCGGTCAATGCCACCGACTCGAAGGGCACTACCCCTCTCCTGTTGGCAGCGCAGCAGGGGAATTTAGCCATCGCGCAGGTCTTGATTGCGGCTGGTGCGGAGGTGAACCAGGTGCGATCGACCTTTGGCCTGACGGCCTTGATGTTGGCTGCTGCGAATTATCAGCCCCAGATGGTACGGTTGCTGCTGGATAAGGGGGCTGAGGTAAATGCCCAAAGTCAGGATGGCAGTACGGCGGTGATGATAGCGGCGTTGCGGGGGGATGCGGCGTCGGTGCGGTTGCTCGTGGCGGCGGGGGCCAAGGTCAATAGCTGGGATCATCAGGGGAATACGGCTCTGAATCTGGCGATCGCCAAAGGCCATACTGCTGTGGTTTCCCTGCTCCTAGCGGCGGGGGCGGACCCGCATCAATTGAGTGCCCAGGGGTTACCGTTGAATTTGGCAGTGGAGATGGGGCATTTGGACTGTGTACGCCTTTTGTTAGATGCGGGGGCGGATCCCAATGCGACCGATGAAGAGGGGGAAACAGCGCTCCATGTGGCGGCGCTGGAGGGACAAACGGCGAGTGTGGAATTACTCTTGAATCGCGGTGCGCATCTCCATTGCCGCAGCTATTTGGGGGATACCCCCCTGCTGTTGGCGGCACTTCAGGCGCATCGGGGGGTGATGACGTTGTTATTGAGCCGGGGAGCCAATGCCAATGACCACAATTTGGGTGAGTCGGTGCTGGCGATCGTGGCGATGCAGGGCCACTTGGATTTAGTCCAACTGCTGCTGGAGCATGGGGCTGATCCCAATTTGCGTCTCAAGCAGGGAAAGACCGTGTTGATGCAGGTGGCGGATTTGGGGGATGAGGAGATGGCGGCCTTGCTCCTGGCCCACGGGGCTGATCCCAATCTTCAGGATGAGGCGGGGGCAACGGCGTTGATGTGGGGAGCGCATCGAGGGCACGTGGCGGTGGTCAAAAAACTGTTGGCGGCCAAGGCCAATGTGGCGCTGCGCAATCGAGTTGGCTATACGGCGTTGAAGTTGGCGGAGTTTAATGGTTATGAGGAAGTTGTGCAGGTATTAAAAGCCTTTGGGGCTACTGGGTGATGTTTGACGATCGCTCGTAAGAACTTGCTGATATTTTGTACTCTCCATGCCTACCGATGTCTCCCATTACTGCTGTTAGTAAAGCGATTACCAATCTGAACGAAGCTGAGCGTCAGTTTAATATGATGGCTAATCCCCAACCCGATCGTCCCATTTTTGCTCTGGTGACGACGGGGGAAGATTTCCTTTTCCTGAAACGGCAAGGTCAGTACTATGCTCAATCCTATAAATTTACGCTGCTGTCAGATGCACACAATTGCACACAATAATCTATGGCGTGTCTTGCAGGTTCTGAAACGCATTACAGCTTGTTTCTGCTGAGCGAGAGATAGAAACTGTGGCCCTCACCCTTGTATCTTAAGGCCAGAGGGGGAGAGGGACTTGAAAATCCAGCTCCCCTTCGCCCCACCTGGGAGAAGGGGTTGGGGGATGAGGGGCAAAGCAAAGTCCCTTCTCCCACCAAGGGAGAAGGGATTTAGGGATGAGGGGAAAAGATTTATCAGAGAACTAGGGCAGGTGATTAATAATGATGAGTGTCTATACGATTAACATGAGTCCGATCGTGCATCTTGATGATGCCCAATTTGAGACACTATGCGCAGCGAATCCTGAGATTAAACTTGAACGAACGCCAACTGGTGAACTGGTGATTATGTCCCCCACTGGTGGCGAAACGGGTCGAAATAATGCGGAACTGGTGGCTGACTTTGTGATCTGGAACCGGCAAACAAAATTGGGATTTGTCTTTGACTCCTCCACCTGCTTTAAATTACCAGGCGGGGGCGATCGTTCTCCCGATGTGGCCTGGGTGGAAAAGTCCCGTTGGGAAGCGCTGTCCGCTGAACAGCAACGCCAATTTCCACCGCTGTGTCCAGACTTTGTTTTAGAGTTGGTTTCTCCAAGTGATAGTCTGCCGATGGTTCGCGCCAAGATGCAGGAATATCTCAACAGCGGTCTGCGATTAGGATGGTTGCTCAATCCCCACGATCGTCAAGCCGAAGTCTACCGTCCCCAACAGCCGCCAGAAGTGCTATTAGCGCCTGATGTGCTAAGCGGCGCGCCGGTTCTCCCTGGCTTTACCCTGAATCTGGCTTGGCTCTGGGGTTAATCTGGCCATCCTGCGCCAACCTGGCGTTAAAGTCCACTCGATATACTACGGATAAGCCGACCTTCGGTGGTGTTATTGCAACGGTACGAGCATGACAACGCGATCGACCCCCCAGAATCCTGGTGCCTCAGTGCCAGGAGCGATGTCTCCTGCGGCCAATGGTCGGGGGCTACCTGCGGTCTTTAGCTTTCCCGGTGCCCGCGAACGGGAAATTATTCAGATATTAGCCCGTAATGGCTGGCTGTATATGCAGCAGTTGCTCACGGTGGGCAAGGCGGATCAGGAAACTATCCCACCACCAGCGTTACTGTGTCAAATCCTGGTGGAGTTAGGGCCTGTCTACGTCAAACTAGGGCAACTGTTGAGTACCCGACCCGATTTATTAAGTCCGGCCTATGTAACCGCCTTAAGTCGCTTACAATCGGAAGTTCCACCGGTCAATTGGGCACAGATGGAGCGTCAGATTTGCCAGTATTTACCCCAAGCACCGTCAGAAATTTTTACCGAAATTGATCCCCAACCTCTCGCAGCGGGGTCGATCGCCCAAACCCATAAAGCAGTCCTTAAAAATGGACAACGGGTCGTACTCAAGGTACAGCGACCAGGTATTGAGCAGGTGGTAGCCAGTGATATGGCGGTGTTACAGCAGTTGGCTGATCGCTTGAGTGGAACGGATTTTGGGCGGCGTTATGGGGTGGCCAGTTTAGTCGAAGAATTTAACCTGGCGTTGACGAATGAACTGGATTTTACCCAGGAGGCAATGTATACCGATCAACTACGCCATAATCTAGCCAAATCCAGTTGGTTTGATCCTCAGAAAATTTGTATTCCAATCATTTTCTCAGAATATTCCAGTAGCCAAGTTCTGGTGATGGAATACTTAGATGGGGTGCCAATTCTGCAAGCGGAATTGACGGGACAGGGCTATGGCGGCAATGTTAAGGCAGAGCGGGATGCGATTACCAGTTTAGTGTTTCGGGCTTTTATTCAACAGTATTTAGTCGATGGGTTTTTCCACGCTGATCCCCACCCTGGCAATTTGTTTTATCTCAAAGATGGTCGAGTAGCGGTGCTCGACTGCGGCATGATGGGCAGTATGGACCCACGTTTGAAGTCGCTGTTGGTGGAATTGATGCTGGCGATCGTGGAGGTGGATTCGGAGCGGTGTACGCAACTAACGACCCAGATTACCTCACCCCTTGATCCGTCGGTGCCCATCAACCTCAAGCAATTACAGGAAGACTACGATCGCTTGCTGCGGCGCTATTACAACCTGCGCTTAGAAAATGTGGATATGGGGGAAGCCCTAAATGCCGTCCTCCAGGCCGCACGACGGAATAATTTAGCGTTTCCAAGTAATATTGGTCTCTTGTCAAAATCGGTGACCAATTTGGAAGGAACGGGTTTATTATTCAATCCCGATCTCAACCTCTTAGCAGAAATGAAACCCCTCTTGCCGGATATGATCTGGCAGCAGTTACGGGGATCGAATATGGCCTTACTACGCAGTGCCCTGGAGTTGAAAGGGTTATCCCTGGAGTCACCGCGTCAGTTTAGCTTTTTGCTCAGTCGCCTCAGTTCCCAAACGTTGCAAGTTAATCTAATGATCCAGGGCTTAGATGGGTTGCGACGCACGATCGATGATGCCGCCAGTCGTCTTTCCTTTAGCGTGATTCTGGGATCATTGATTATGGGGGCGGCCTTTATTTCCAGCGGCCAGCAAACACCCCAGTTGCAATTGATTACCAATATTTTCTTTGCTGTAGCCAGTATTTTGGGCCTGTGGGTGGTGATTAGCACCCTGCGATCGGGGGGAATGCATTAATGCTAGTGAAAAAGATGCGTACAGAATCTAAATTGGGTGCATCTCACTTGTGCCGCCCTCACCCTAAATCCCTCTGCCAGAGCGGGAGAGGGACTTGAAAATTCGGCTCCCCTTCTCCCCACTTGGGAGAAGGGGTTGGGGGATGAGGGCTGCCGGTCGGATCGAGATCCAAGCCTTAACTGTGTACTGAGTAAATCAGGTAAAAGCTGTACGTCTAGGTTGATTGAATCTTGCTAGCAAGATTCAGAAATTATCCCGATCGTGTGTAGGGGCAGGTTGCACCAAAAAATTGGGTTAGGAACGATAATCTATATGAACCTGCCCTCCTAGATGTCTAGCACATAACCCTGGGACTGGGCGGGCCTATTGGGATTTATGAATTCACCAAACATTTTTGGAAGACCCGCCTCTACGATCGCAATAGGGTTATGCTTAAAGTTCTGACTAGGCAGATCTATTGAGATTATGAATTTCACCAAATATTTTTTGGAAAATCGCCCCTACGATTAAATTTTAGGTGTGATATGTTGTTCCCTAAGATGGCGTTTCTGGATCAAGGTTATCCACTGCATTGGTCAAGAAAATTTGGACCTCTGAGCCTGATCCCTGTACCTGGAATTGCGGCATTCTCCCTAGCAACTCTATCAAGCGGGTATTTGGACAGTACTGTCTCAAAATGGATCGAATGGGAGTTTTATAATTAGCCAGAAAATATCGGGCTAATTGA
This DNA window, taken from Trichothermofontia sichuanensis B231, encodes the following:
- the dnaN gene encoding DNA polymerase III subunit beta — translated: MKLVCSQSDLSTHLSLVSRAVPTRPTHPVLANVLLAADMATQRVSLTAFDLSLGIQTSFAAQVQAPGEITLPARLLSDIVSRLPGDSEIALAIDPDQPTTARLASRFGHYEVRGLAAADFPELPLMQTAEPVKLAAESLVQGVQGTLFAASSDETKQILTGVHLKVLPDGLEFAATDGHRLAVVETENPPEDAAVSQPPAAGFAVTVPAKALRDLERMIGTSNTGEAIALYFDQGQTVFQWGDQYLTTRTLDGQYPNYCQLIPREFSTQVTVERKLLAGALDRIAVIAEQKNNVVKVTIDSVNQAIALSVEAPDVGSGEEQIPVQVLGEDLEIAFNVKYLQDALKAISSAAIQLQCNQPNMPAIVTPLGAMKMTYLVMPVQIRG
- a CDS encoding ankyrin repeat domain-containing protein; protein product: MRDRDPDGVDTAALFEAVKQEDLHRVRACVAAGVPVNATDSKGTTPLLLAAQQGNLAIAQVLIAAGAEVNQVRSTFGLTALMLAAANYQPQMVRLLLDKGAEVNAQSQDGSTAVMIAALRGDAASVRLLVAAGAKVNSWDHQGNTALNLAIAKGHTAVVSLLLAAGADPHQLSAQGLPLNLAVEMGHLDCVRLLLDAGADPNATDEEGETALHVAALEGQTASVELLLNRGAHLHCRSYLGDTPLLLAALQAHRGVMTLLLSRGANANDHNLGESVLAIVAMQGHLDLVQLLLEHGADPNLRLKQGKTVLMQVADLGDEEMAALLLAHGADPNLQDEAGATALMWGAHRGHVAVVKKLLAAKANVALRNRVGYTALKLAEFNGYEEVVQVLKAFGATG
- a CDS encoding Uma2 family endonuclease, encoding MMSVYTINMSPIVHLDDAQFETLCAANPEIKLERTPTGELVIMSPTGGETGRNNAELVADFVIWNRQTKLGFVFDSSTCFKLPGGGDRSPDVAWVEKSRWEALSAEQQRQFPPLCPDFVLELVSPSDSLPMVRAKMQEYLNSGLRLGWLLNPHDRQAEVYRPQQPPEVLLAPDVLSGAPVLPGFTLNLAWLWG
- a CDS encoding ABC1 kinase family protein; this encodes MTTRSTPQNPGASVPGAMSPAANGRGLPAVFSFPGAREREIIQILARNGWLYMQQLLTVGKADQETIPPPALLCQILVELGPVYVKLGQLLSTRPDLLSPAYVTALSRLQSEVPPVNWAQMERQICQYLPQAPSEIFTEIDPQPLAAGSIAQTHKAVLKNGQRVVLKVQRPGIEQVVASDMAVLQQLADRLSGTDFGRRYGVASLVEEFNLALTNELDFTQEAMYTDQLRHNLAKSSWFDPQKICIPIIFSEYSSSQVLVMEYLDGVPILQAELTGQGYGGNVKAERDAITSLVFRAFIQQYLVDGFFHADPHPGNLFYLKDGRVAVLDCGMMGSMDPRLKSLLVELMLAIVEVDSERCTQLTTQITSPLDPSVPINLKQLQEDYDRLLRRYYNLRLENVDMGEALNAVLQAARRNNLAFPSNIGLLSKSVTNLEGTGLLFNPDLNLLAEMKPLLPDMIWQQLRGSNMALLRSALELKGLSLESPRQFSFLLSRLSSQTLQVNLMIQGLDGLRRTIDDAASRLSFSVILGSLIMGAAFISSGQQTPQLQLITNIFFAVASILGLWVVISTLRSGGMH